The Brachionichthys hirsutus isolate HB-005 chromosome 17, CSIRO-AGI_Bhir_v1, whole genome shotgun sequence genome segment TCATTCTCTGTCAGCcagcctctcctcttcatcgacaccgccttcctccacctcttctaCTTATATTTCATCTCTATCTTTCCTTTTCCCTTGCTTCTCCTCGACTCCCGAGAAGCCCCCACCCaccagcatcacacacacacacacaccactcctACTTCCCATCTGACATTGACAAATGGAGACTAACGCAGATGACAACATCATTACTCATGTTCGGTAGCAACACCACCCAGGACAGAGAAAAAtgagatgaagagggaggatgaaggacaggacaggacgaagacgaggagtGAAGGGGTGGAAGGGGAGACACCcaccctcacgcacacacaccttctcaCCTCAAGAGAGCTGTTCATCAGCGGCTGCTGATGGCAGGCAGCCTGGATGGAGACGCATCAGAGTCCAGAGTCCCGTCGGACGGACCGGACCGGTCCGAGGATCCACCGGAACAGGAAGATATTTACGCCAtgcaacacacaaatacaatgaaacgaaatgttaccaggagaaTCTCCCGACACGCAAAACCaaagtacattttattatatttcattattattattatttatacaaTGTCTgatgctgaataaataaaataatgaatagctttcatttcatcattgCACACTGTGGCAGCTGGAAGGCCGTGTGAAACAGACACAACTGTCTTCTTGCTCCTCAGCGCTCAGGAGATCAGCTGTTAATGGCAGCCAGTTTCCTCCCATCGGCTCAGACTTACACGCCATCAGGGTCGCACACACTCCCGGGACCCAGTTATGGGCTCTAATCAGAACAACAAATGACGTGTCACAAAGAGTGGGAGACGAGTTCGGAGAATGGCTCGCTCCCTCTCAGAGCAATATGAAGTGTCTGTAGCGCCATCAAGTGTGGAGAGCAGACatatgcaggggggggggggcatgggatGTGAAAGTGTGAGGTGAGAGGgaggatgtctgtgtgtgtgtgtgtgtgtgtgtgtgtgtgtgtgcgccatgTCAAGTTGATGAATGTGGTAGCAGGAGCCATTGTGTCGGTGGAGGAGTAGGAGGCCGCCAGATAACAGCAGAGGCTTACACTATGAATAAAGCTCCACTAGGATCTCTCTCTCAcgctgacacgcacacacacacacacacacgcgcatttTTAATTACCTGTGTGGATTACTTTGCCTTTCTGTTTCATTGAGTCATTTCAATGGAGGCTTCGGGGTACCTTTTCTGCACGCCCATGTTTTTAAATAACCTACATACGTGTACAGTTTCTGTTTCGCACGTAGACAaactctctcctccctcctctcaaTTCCAAAGTTGTGCAAAGCTTCCTTGCTTGTAAATGACAATTATCCGGCTGCGTGCATCGATGCCGCTTCGCTGCTTATATGGCTCCCTCTAGGGGCCGGCGAGGGGGAGTGTTCCGCTCGTGCAGGCCTGTGGCTCTGAAGTCAGACATTCAGGGTCGTACTGCCTGCgctcatttaaaaatgtttctgaCCTCGTGATGGTAAAATatttaatctggatttaataaatatatatatatatatttacattttaaaggacAATTGTAATTTTAAAATCATCAAATATATTCCGTTATCTAATAAAACTAATTGGAATTACCTGTGTTTTAGTATTAATGGGTCTGTTACACGCTACGGCCATATCCAGAGTGGATTTTAACGTGAAATCCTTAATTTCGTGTGAAATCCGTCCAACCATCGCCATTTTGAAAGGAGTCGGAGCTTCCGCCCGAAAACCGAGCAATCGATTCGATCGGCTGAAACAGGCTGTCGCTCAACTCTACTTGTTTTGACTACCTGGGCTAACTTTAGCTACATGTGCCGAGGGTGAGACCGACCAGAACTGCAACAATGCCGACGGTTACTTTACCGCCAAAGGAGAACGCTCTGTTCAAGAGGATTTTGGTGAGACAATTGCTAAAGACACGCACAACGGCAGCCGCCATCGAGACGGATAGCTGTCGAGTTTAAACATTGATCGGCGGTACAAGTCTAGCTCTTCGGtagctagcattagcttatGCTTGTTAGCAAAATGGCATCATTGAATGGGTTAGTTAACCCAGCACTGACCTGCGCTGTCACTGTAACGTAAAGCCAAAATGGTTGTTCGCGAGCTTTGCGCGTGAATCAGAACGCACTACTGACGTCAATAAACGCTTTGTTCGCCAGTTCGGCAAGGCCTCGCCGTTTTTTGAACGCAGCCACCAATCGCCCAAAGCTAGCTCCTTCCCACGATGGCTAACTCGCCAGCCTGACGCTAGCCATCATGAAATGTTGTAAATTAGCTTCCGCAGTCGACGTTGACTCGCTTCTGTGAACTCGTCGCCTCTTTGTTGTCAGCTGGATGTTGCTCTATCCTGAGATGTGATTGTAAGATTTGATCTGAGGCAGTTGTGGACCGTGCGAACCTGCTGTGACGTTAGCCCATCCGCTAACGCTAGCCGTGTAGCGTTAATAGCCTGCTTTAGCCCACTTCAGGCGCTGTCAGCCATAATGTGGCTCGGTGGGACGCCGGTCTGCTCACGGTTCCGTCGCCGGTGTGAGTTATGCACGGTCAGTATGGCGGTTCTTCTGCGTGCGCGGCAGGAAGCGCAGGGAGGACTTGAGCGACTGTGTCAGCAGTTCTTCGGCTGCTAGGCCCGCTGCGCTCTGCTAGCTAGCCGCATCCACGCTTCTGTGCTTCCATGTTTGAGCTCCTGCGTCGCCCCCCCCTTCATGTGAAATTGACACAACGTTCTGCGCAGATGTCTGAGGATTGTTCTAgcgtgcgtgtatgtgcatGTAAAGCTGTATTTTTTAACAGTATTTGAGTTGCCTACGAACTCCAGTAAACCAGCCCGCCCTCGCTGCCATGCTCTTTGCGTGTTCCCAGACATCCCTGCGTGGACATCCGGCCACTCATCCTTTTCAGGAACTCTGGTGTTTGTGAATTTTGAGCAGTTCTGACGTCACTGATTGAGATGAAACATAATTTTCTGGTAGGGCAGAGGCTCTGCTGGGAATTAGGGAAGCTTTAGCCCCACATTGTCGCTTCTTTGACCTCTGCTGGGAAAACAAATCTGTGACCTGCACTTCATCTGAAAAGGTTGTACCGGCAGCCTGCATTTGTTGCATATCTCAGAAGGGCTCTGGTCTTTCATGTAATTGTTGTAGGACTGCACCGTAAAGTGTGTTTCTATACTTAATACTACGGTGTTGGCATGTATGTCActtgtgggggtttttttttttaataattgtgCAGGAGGTTCATTGTTTGTTTCCCATCCTTTCTACTTTGTAATGCTGGTCTTTGATAAAAACACATGAAAGTAGTATATGGAGATCTGTTTGGTGATGAAAGGTGTAAGCCCTCGACCTGCAAGTTCAAACATTGCTAATTGAGTTTTACAGTTCAGTTCGGTCCTACGCTGCAGGTCTAAAATAACAGTCTACTCTGAGTAGGCCTTTATCAAACAGCAGAGGCTGCGAAACGGATGCTTCATTTGTAGGAGGCACGAAACGGCTGAAGTAAAGCACAGAGGCTCTTCAGCGAGAGTTTAggttctttattgtgtgcaggAAGATGAGGCTGCTTATCTGTTATCAGCCTGTTGTCTCTCGTGCACTTTTCTTTGTAGCATCTGTTGTCAGCGATGGAAGAACCAGCAACGCTAGGAAAGCCGAATGGCTGATAAAGAGCGCTGGCTCTGTCTCTGGCGACGGCTCTGCAGCCCCCGAAGTTCATTTTGGGCGATAAGACAAACGACTCGGTGTAACAGACGACGCTGGTCAGCCTGATTGTCAGAAGAACAATCAGATGGCGACTTCTCTAGATTCATGTTATTGTTTTAAAGAGTTAGCGTTGGGTGTCTTCTTATTTTACCAGCGGTTTAATTTAACATCCTTTCTTGCAGTTCCATTGTTGTAAGAGTTTGATAACTGCTCTATTTCTCACTCCTATTTGAAGAATATCTTTGAAATCATTTCTCGTGGTGGAAATTCTTGTCTAAATAGAAGACAATCAAATTGTTCCGTAACATTACTGTTAAGCTTTCCGGCCTGAGGTAGCgattgtcattttaaatagttTCCTCTCTCCTGTTAAGGGTGAACCACACGGTATTTTTCCCAGTCTGAAAGGACCAATGTCTGATTAGGAGCTGGCCGGTGTCCAACGTCTTCATGGCGCTGAGGACGGAtggctttgttttgttcttcGGCAGAAGGGAAGCACCTTTCCTCACTGCCAGCCGATTGTAAAGTTTGACCGTGAACTTTTCTGTGTGAAAAATAATGAGCTATATTTTGGTTTCCGAGGCAACGAGTTGTGAACCTGTGGTTAAATGAAAGTAACCCGCTGCTGCTGTGGGGACAGACATCAGACAGGAGTACAAACCTCCTGCAGCCTGGGCTGGCGCATCCGTCCGACAGTATGGGCCAGAAGTGAAGTGGAAGACGGGCTGTTTATCACATTTTAAGCTGTTTTTAAACTCTTTCTAATGcggtctctctctcctttctttgaCAGCGATGTTATGAACACAAGCAGTACAGAAATGGGCTCAAGTTCTGCAAACAAATCCTGTCCAACCCCAAGTTTGCCGAGCACGGAGGTAAGCAGCGGCCGTGTGGACGAGCGGGTTGGAAAAGAACACGCTCTCGCTGACAGGTCgtgctgtgtgtctgtctgtctgtccgtccagaGACCTTGGCCATGAAGGGCTTGACCTTGAACTGCCTGGGGAAGAAGGAGGAGGCTTACGACCTGGTGAGAAGAGGACTGCGCAACGACCTCCGGAGCCACGTCTGTATCCTCCTCCAGAGTTTCTGCTCCTGCATCTTTAGCCAGGTGGGCCGCCGGgccccagctgccccccccccccccccccccggctccgcCACAGTCAGGATTTTGGGGGGAAATCCACTTTCTAACCGTTTCATATTCTGCGCTGAGCAGATGAAATTAATCCAGTTTTTTACACCCCAGGCACCTTCGCcagcagttttattttaaaaggtcTGTTTATAGCACAAATTAGACTTCAGTGAGACTAATCTTCTGTTATTGATTAGTCTCTGATAAATTAAtagaaaaatacatgaaaatcATTTTTAACTGAGCCTTTTGATCTTTTTCATGGGTGCAGCTTTTCGTGTTATTTTTCCTGTTTACGTTCTAAGcttgtagtacagtagtacctcagcttacgaatttaatccgttctgggagtagcttcgtaacgtgaaaacttcttaagtagagacgcattttgaatgtaaatgcactaatccgttccaagccccgcaaaagtatgatatttttttaataaatcataaaagcgcatcagaacatgaaacaaatacatgttaaaattagattaccgcacaataaacataaaacgagaggcacatcatgtaaaaaaaccaaagaataaaggaaataataaaaatattaatttaccttttagctgttattttttgtcctctttgtttactggtcctttgcggtgttttctgcctcgcgtttcttgaaaaactgatccaatgacgtctgcttttgccgacttttgacaatccgtcggaaatgtgcgaggcagacgtcatcataatgagcaatagcccgacttgtcaacactttttccgggtgacacgaggggtgTTAAGTCTTTAACCTCTACGGATGGtcggaaggaggagacggattcAGGAACAAAACCTTTCTTTAATCAGGCGTAGCCGGTCACAGAGCTACATGCTACATTTAGCGCACACCACAAactaacgtgcctacgtcatcacgtaactacggCATCAGGCatggaccaaatacattacaaggGGGACgcgaatagcatgctgggatacacgcatacgcaacgggttgccaggcagattttaggcgatagccaatggcagagcagctacgagcagctatttttgacttcgtatcctgaagTGAAaatcgtaacgagaggcaatattttcccattcagatacttcgtaacctgaaactttcggatgtagggacattcgtaagtagaagtaccactgtaCGTGGCATCAATGAGGGTTTTAAAGAAGTGGTTCATTAAATGCTTTATACATTATGgaccagtccagtccagtccgaCCTTCCTTAACCTTGTGGATCCCAGGCTGGCACGTCTACGGCCTGCTGCAGCGCTCGGATAAGAAATACGATGAGGCCATCAAGTGTTACCGCAACGCTCTGAAGTGGGACAAGGACAACCTGCAGATCCTCAGAGACCTGTCCCTGCTGCAGATCCAGATGAGGGACCTGGAGGGCTACAGGGTGAGGACTCGGGTTGCAGTCGATGTTTACGGCACAGTCCGGCTCGCCTGGGACAAAGGAGAATAGATTTAGTCAGGATAGCGATTGACGATCTGGTTTTAATCTCTCCTGCTCGGTGCCCTTCTCACTCTGGCGGCTACAGGAGACGCGctaccagctgctgcagctgcgtcCGGCTCAGCGCGCCTCGTGGATCGGCTACGCCATCGCCTATCACCTCCTGGAAGACTACGAGATGGCTGCAAAGATCATCGAGGAGTTCAGGAAAACACAACAGGTCAGAGAGCAACGCTCGCCGCTTCCCTTTGGAGTCCTTCTCGCCCTCCGTGCACGACCTGAGGCGCGGCTTCGGGATCAGGTGGACGCTAACTTTACGAAACACGGCTGCGTTTTCCAGACGTCTCCAGACAAAGTCGACTACGAGTACAGCGAGCTGCTGCTGTACCAAAACCAGGTGCTGAGGGAAGCCGGGCTGCACAAGGAGGCCCTGGAGCATCTCTGCAACTACGAGAAACAGATCTGTGACAAGCTGGCCGTGGAGGAGATGCGAGGTACGCCTGGGAACCGGTCGCTGTCTCTGCAGGATGTCATGAATCGGCGCCCACGGGTCGAGCCTGAGGGTAGCAACATCTTGCTGCGTGAGTCCGAGCCATGTTTCACTGCTTCCGTGTTCCTGCAGGGGAGTTGCTGTTGACTCTGGAGCGCCTGGACGAGGCGACGGAGGTCTACCGCCACCTGCAGGAGAGGAACCCAGAGAACTGGTCCTATTACCGCGGCCTCGAAAAAGCCCTAAAGCCAAGTATGAAGCCGAGCCGTCAAACACCGGTGGcgtgttctgctgctgaaatCACAGCcgtctgtttctgtctcgcAGGCGGCGTGGAGCAGAGGTGCAAGATCTACGAAGACGCCTGGGACAAGTTCCCCAAAGGGCTGGTTCCCCGACGGCTGCCTCTGACCTTCCTCTCTGGTCCGGCCTCAGAGCTGACTCAGCACGTGTTCCTGAATAAAGCATGCTCATCCATGATTGGCTGCGTTTTGTTCACCATCGCTCCGTGTTTCCTCCCCAGGTGAGAAGTTCAGAGAGTGTCTGGACCGATACCTGAGAATGAACTTGAGTAAAGGCTGTCCGCCCGTCTTCACCACCCTCAAATCGCTTTACAACGACAAAGACAAGGTGACTGCGCCGCGGCACGCGCTAGCAGAGACTCGCTAACGCTACGAGGCTAACGCTAAAGGTTCAGACTGACTGTTTGCCCTCTCTGCAGGTGGCCATAATAGAGGAGCTGGTGGTCGGCTACGAGACCTCGTTGAAGAGCTGCAGGATGTTCAACCAGAACGGTGAGAGAGCGGCTCGGCTCGGCGACGGTCGCAAACCCAATTTCTTTCTAATCGACTGCCTCTCGCTGGAGATTTTAATCCGTCGTTCCGTGATGTGATGGGACGTAACGGCAGCCGGTTTTCATACGTGTTCGGGGTGAAGCCGAGCGACtggcgtccccagtgcagccaAACACGAGTCGGTCAGAAATGACCGCGTTCCGAACCCGATTAGCTCCGATTAGCTCCGATTAAAGTCGTTTTCATTACTCTACAAATGTTCCTCTCGTCTGAAAGCGGAATAGAAGGTGTCTGGATTCCGGATGCTAATCTCCCCGCTGTGCTCGCAGACGACGGCAAGGAGGAGCCTCCGACCACGCTGCTCTGGGTGCAGTACTTCCTGGCGCAGCATTACGATATGATTGGCCAGCAGACGCTGTCTCTCGATTACATCAACGCCGCCATCGAGAGCACGCCCACGCTCATCGAGCTCTTTCTCATCAAAGCCAAGATTTACAAGGTAGCGTACGCCGCACATTTGGACCCGTTGCGGAGGAGCACAGCGGCGCTTGTGGTGCTCATCACGGCCGTCGCGTTGAACTTTCTCGTCCCGCAGCACGCCGGGAACATCAGAGAGGCGGCTCAGTGGATGGACGAGGCCCAGGCTCTGGACACCGCTGACCGATTCATCA includes the following:
- the naa15b gene encoding N-alpha-acetyltransferase 15, NatA auxiliary subunit b, which translates into the protein MPTVTLPPKENALFKRILRCYEHKQYRNGLKFCKQILSNPKFAEHGETLAMKGLTLNCLGKKEEAYDLVRRGLRNDLRSHVCWHVYGLLQRSDKKYDEAIKCYRNALKWDKDNLQILRDLSLLQIQMRDLEGYRETRYQLLQLRPAQRASWIGYAIAYHLLEDYEMAAKIIEEFRKTQQTSPDKVDYEYSELLLYQNQVLREAGLHKEALEHLCNYEKQICDKLAVEEMRGELLLTLERLDEATEVYRHLQERNPENWSYYRGLEKALKPSGVEQRCKIYEDAWDKFPKGLVPRRLPLTFLSGEKFRECLDRYLRMNLSKGCPPVFTTLKSLYNDKDKVAIIEELVVGYETSLKSCRMFNQNDDGKEEPPTTLLWVQYFLAQHYDMIGQQTLSLDYINAAIESTPTLIELFLIKAKIYKHAGNIREAAQWMDEAQALDTADRFINSKCAKYMLKAGMVKEAEEMCSKFTREGASAVENLNEMQCMWFQTECALAYKGMNKFGEALKKCHEIERHFVEITDDQFDFHTYCMRKMTLRSYVDLLKLEDVLRMHPFYYKAAILAIQIYLGLHDNPLIDDSKELQADTANLSDKELKKLRNKQRRAQKKAQLEEEKKNAEKEKQLKNQKKKKEDDDEEIGGPKEELVPDKLVKVENPLEEAIKFLTPLKNLVRDRIDTHLLAFEIYFRKEKYLLMLQSVKRALAIDADHPWLHQCLVRFFRGVSENKELPRVVRTVLKQEITRLFGDSNAKSFNQAFLTKHSDSVPHRLAAAKMMVYLDSSTETKAAELATALDESLDNRSIHICIEVLDCLRSGILGDCKELAESYCAECHKLYPYTLAFTPPGYDENTKLANGDATTETEELANEM